Proteins from a single region of Urocitellus parryii isolate mUroPar1 chromosome 4, mUroPar1.hap1, whole genome shotgun sequence:
- the LOC144254256 gene encoding olfactory receptor 226 — translation MERRNHSGRVSEFVLLGFPAPVPLRALLFSLSLLAYVLVLSENTLIIVAIRNHSTLHKPMYFFLANMSFLEIWYVTVTIPKMLAGFIGSKQNHGQIISFEGCMTQLYFFLGLGCTECVLLAVMAYDRYVAICHPLHYAVIVSGRLCVQLAAGSWAGGFGISMVKVFLISRLSYCGPNIINHFFCDVSPLLNLSCTDMSIAELTDFVLAIFILLGPLSVTGASYMAITGAVMRIPSAAGRHKAFSTCASHLTVVVIFYAASIFIYARPKALSAFDTNKLVSVLYAVIVPLLNPVIYCLRNQEVKRALRRTLHLYQGQDANLRKSGREMVRGEV, via the coding sequence ATGGAGCGGAGGAACCATAGTGGGAGAGTGAGTGAGTTTGTGTTGCTGGGCTTCCCAGCTCCTGTGCCTCTGCGGGCACTGTtgttctccctttctctgctggCCTATGTGTTAGTGCTATCTGAAAACACCCTCATCATTGTGGCAATTAGGAACCACTCCACCCTTCACAAacccatgtatttttttctggctaATATGTCCTTCCTAGAGATCTGGTATGTCACTGTCACTATTCCCAAGATGCTTGCTGGCTTCATTGGGTCCAAGCAGAATCATGGACAGATAATCTCCTTTGAGGGTTGCATGACCCAGCTTTACTTTTTCCTGGGCTTGGGCTGCACTGAGTGTGTCCTTCTTGCTGTTATGGCTTAtgatcgctatgtggccatctgtcatCCTCTCCATTATGCTGTCATTGTGAGTGGCCGGCTGTGTGTACAGCTAGCTGCTGGCTCCTGGGCTGGAGGCTTTGGCATCTCCATGGTCAAAGTGTTTCTCATTTCTCGCCTTTCTTACTGTGGCCCCAACATCAtcaaccacttcttctgtgatgtcTCCCCATTGCTCAACCTTTCATGCACTGACATGTCCATAGCAGAACTTACAGACTTTGTTCTGGCCATTTTTATCCTGCTGGGACCACTCTCTGTCACTGGAGCTTCCTACATGGCCATTACTGGTGCTGTGATGCGCATCCCCTCCGCCGCTGGACGCCATAAAGCCTTTTCCACCTGTGCCTCTCACCTCACTGTTGTGGTCATCTTCTATGCAGCCAGTATCTTCATCTATGCCCGGCCTAAAGCACTCTCTGCTTTTGACACCAACAAGCTGGTCTCTGTACTCTATGCTGTCATTGTACCTTTGCTCAATCCCGTCATCTACTGCTTGCGTAACCAAGAAGTCAAGAGAGCCCTACGTCGAACTCTTCACCTGTACCAGGGACAGGATGCTAACCTGAGGAAATCTGGCAGAGAAATGGTTAGAGGGGAAGTGTGA